One Solanum lycopersicum chromosome 2, SLM_r2.1 genomic region harbors:
- the LOC101261558 gene encoding uncharacterized protein isoform X4: MHELLAPLLYVLQADIEQLSEVRNLYDFADKFDGFSFHENDFTYKFDIRKFSESEEEENRSESSPLKITSLTELDPKIQCIVLLNDAYCTEGELGILLSEKFMEHDAYCMFDALMNGASGAVAMAEFFSHSPYGTPHAGFSPVVEASAALYHLLSLIDSSLHSHLVELGVEPQYFALRWLRVLFGREFALEDLLIIWDEIFACENKKMVKSSEIAAESSCSVLNSNRGTFISAYAVTMILHLRPSLLATENATVCLQRLLNFPDDAIVEKLIAKAKSLQALATEVSNSTPLVGQGGDYGRSKSKVVSGHSNSNDLSSQRTPINLVPESYWEEKWRVIHKEEEHKQNCIQKQTSKQRKGCSELHHTRTESAPSPSKVNNGRKDPKLSVRKNLLKDMPQNLCSDEDENNHIGDDNVQEKNPVAVNVQDGYSRDDLTCASEQMWSSRNAASVQSASIFSDPPSPIHAGDPENRSESSVASNSYADETNVDANRGEVSGTNLGNSPLRSLDPPQQACSKSEPNDASGGKCTIGLKEQRSVSGKFQRLWKFGRNADEETSDRSGLCDSIKACNGGNNLTTPAGSSTADASHNYEVIKEETVDQNLIATLRNLGQSMHEKIQVIESEFLQAQGHVGTFKNVSKIDLAGQSQGTAMTALEELWKISNLLSEM, encoded by the coding sequence ATGCATGAACTGTTGGCCCCACTTCTCTATGTTCTTCAAGCTGATATTGAGCAGCTTTCTGAAGTGAGGAATCTTTATGACTTTGCTGACAAATTTGATGGTTTTTCATTTCATGAAAACGATTTTACATATAAATTTGATATCCGAAAATTTTCAGAATCTGAGGAAGAAGAAAATAGATCCGAAAGCAGTCCACTGAAAATTACTAGTTTAACTGAACTAGATCCCAAGATACAATGCATTGTTTTGCTGAATGATGCTTACTGTACTGAAGGTGAGCTTGGTATTCTTTTGTCCGAGAAGTTTATGGAACATGATGCATACTGTATGTTTGATGCTTTGATGAATGGGGCTAGCGGTGCAGTTGCTATGGCAGAGTTCTTCTCCCATTCACCATATGGTACTCCTCATGCTGGCTTTTCCCCTGTCGTTGAAGCTTCAGCAGCACTTTACCATTTGCTTTCACTTATTGATTCCTCTCTCCACAGCCACCTTGTCGAGCTAGGGGTTGAACCACAGTACTTTGCACTTCGTTGGTTACGAGTACTATTTGGGCGTGAATTTGCACTTGAAGACCTATTGATAATCTGGGATGAAATATTTGCATGTGAAAACAAGAAGATGGTGAAATCTTCTGAAATTGCTGCTGAGTCGAGCTGCAGTGTCTTGAATTCAAACAGAGGAACATTCATCTCAGCTTATGCAGTTACTATGATACTTCACTTGAGACCTTCACTACTTGCCACTGAAAATGCTACTGTGTGCCTTCAACGATTGCTAAATTTTCCAGATGACGCAATTGTAGAAAAACTGATAGCAAAGGCAAAATCCCTGCAGGCTTTGGCAACGGAGGTCAGCAATTCAACTCCCTTAGTTGGCCAAGGTGGAGACTATGGTAGAAGTAAGTCAAAAGTTGTGAGTGGTCATAGCAATTCAAATGATTTAAGCTCCCAAAGGACTCCTATAAATTTGGTACCAGAAAGCTATTGGGAAGAAAAGTGGAGAGTTATACACAAAGAAGAAGAGCACAAGCAAAATTGCATACAGAAACAAACTTCAAAGCAAAGAAAAGGTTGCTCTGAGTTGCATCATACTAGAACCGAGTCAGCTCCATCGCCATCTAAGGTTAATAATGGAAGAAAAGATCCCAAGTTATCGGTTAGGAAAAATTTATTGAAAGATATGCCTCAGAACCTTTGTTCGgatgaagatgaaaataatcatattgGTGATGATAATGTACAGGAGAAAAACCCAGTTGCGGTAAATGTACAAGATGGTTACAGTAGAGATGATTTGACTTGCGCATCTGAGCAAATGTGGTCAAGCAGAAATGCTGCTAGTGTACAGAGTGCTTCTATTTTCTCAGATCCCCCAAGTCCTATACATGCTGGTGATCCTGAAAATAGATCTGAGAGTAGTGTTGCATCAAACTCATATGCAGATGAAACTAACGTTGATGCCAATAGAGGTGAGGTGTCTGGAACCAATCTGGGAAACTCACCTCTCCGAAGTTTGGATCCACCACAGCAGGCCTGTTCAAAATCTGAACCTAACGATGCCTCAGGAGGTAAATGTACAATAGGCTTGAAGGAACAGAGATCTGTTTCTGGTAAATTTCAGAGGTTATGGAAATTTGGACGAAATGCTGATGAGGAAACGTCTGATAGAAGTGGTCTTTGTGATTCCATAAAAGCTTGCAATGGTGGGAATAATCTGACCACTCCAGCTGGTTCTTCTACAGCTGATGCATCTCATAACTATGAAGTAATCAAAGAGGAAACTGTAGACCAAAATCTTATAGCTACATTGAGAAATCTGGGACAGTCTATGCACGAAAAAATCCAG
- the LOC101261558 gene encoding uncharacterized protein isoform X3, with amino-acid sequence MWSRFFRNAELERMVDQDLSRLYPEHGNYFQTPGCQATLRRILLLWCLRHPEFGYRQGMHELLAPLLYVLQADIEQLSEVRNLYDFADKFDGFSFHENDFTYKFDIRKFSESEEEENRSESSPLKITSLTELDPKIQCIVLLNDAYCTEGELGILLSEKFMEHDAYCMFDALMNGASGAVAMAEFFSHSPYGTPHAGFSPVVEASAALYHLLSLIDSSLHSHLVELGVEPQYFALRWLRVLFGREFALEDLLIIWDEIFACENKKMVKSSEIAAESSCSVLNSNRGTFISAYAVTMILHLRPSLLATENATVCLQRLLNFPDDAIVEKLIAKAKSLQALATEVSNSTPLVGQGGDYGRSKSKVVSGHSNSNDLSSQRTPINLVPESYWEEKWRVIHKEEEHKQNCIQKQTSKQRKGCSELHHTRTESAPSPSKVNNGRKDPKLSVRKNLLKDMPQNLCSDEDENNHIGDDNVQEKNPVAVNVQDGYSRDDLTCASEQMWSSRNAASVQSASIFSDPPSPIHAGDPENRSESSVASNSYADETNVDANRGEVSGTNLGNSPLRSLDPPQQACSKSEPNDASGGKCTIGLKEQRSVSGKFQRLWKFGRNADEETSDRSGLCDSIKACNGGNNLTTPAGSSTADASHNYEVIKEETVDQNLIATLRNLGQSMHEKIQVIESEFLQAQGHVGTFKNVSKIDLAGQSQGTAMTALEELWKISNLLSEM; translated from the exons ATGTGGAGTCGCTTCTTCAGGAATGCTGAATTGGAGAGAATGGTTGATCAGGATCTCTCTCGTCTATATCCTGAGCATGGTAACTACTTTCAAACACCTGGTTGTCAAGCCACATTGAGAAGAATATTGTTGCTTTGGTGTCTTAGACATCCAGAATTCGGCTACAGGCAAG GGATGCATGAACTGTTGGCCCCACTTCTCTATGTTCTTCAAGCTGATATTGAGCAGCTTTCTGAAGTGAGGAATCTTTATGACTTTGCTGACAAATTTGATGGTTTTTCATTTCATGAAAACGATTTTACATATAAATTTGATATCCGAAAATTTTCAGAATCTGAGGAAGAAGAAAATAGATCCGAAAGCAGTCCACTGAAAATTACTAGTTTAACTGAACTAGATCCCAAGATACAATGCATTGTTTTGCTGAATGATGCTTACTGTACTGAAGGTGAGCTTGGTATTCTTTTGTCCGAGAAGTTTATGGAACATGATGCATACTGTATGTTTGATGCTTTGATGAATGGGGCTAGCGGTGCAGTTGCTATGGCAGAGTTCTTCTCCCATTCACCATATGGTACTCCTCATGCTGGCTTTTCCCCTGTCGTTGAAGCTTCAGCAGCACTTTACCATTTGCTTTCACTTATTGATTCCTCTCTCCACAGCCACCTTGTCGAGCTAGGGGTTGAACCACAGTACTTTGCACTTCGTTGGTTACGAGTACTATTTGGGCGTGAATTTGCACTTGAAGACCTATTGATAATCTGGGATGAAATATTTGCATGTGAAAACAAGAAGATGGTGAAATCTTCTGAAATTGCTGCTGAGTCGAGCTGCAGTGTCTTGAATTCAAACAGAGGAACATTCATCTCAGCTTATGCAGTTACTATGATACTTCACTTGAGACCTTCACTACTTGCCACTGAAAATGCTACTGTGTGCCTTCAACGATTGCTAAATTTTCCAGATGACGCAATTGTAGAAAAACTGATAGCAAAGGCAAAATCCCTGCAGGCTTTGGCAACGGAGGTCAGCAATTCAACTCCCTTAGTTGGCCAAGGTGGAGACTATGGTAGAAGTAAGTCAAAAGTTGTGAGTGGTCATAGCAATTCAAATGATTTAAGCTCCCAAAGGACTCCTATAAATTTGGTACCAGAAAGCTATTGGGAAGAAAAGTGGAGAGTTATACACAAAGAAGAAGAGCACAAGCAAAATTGCATACAGAAACAAACTTCAAAGCAAAGAAAAGGTTGCTCTGAGTTGCATCATACTAGAACCGAGTCAGCTCCATCGCCATCTAAGGTTAATAATGGAAGAAAAGATCCCAAGTTATCGGTTAGGAAAAATTTATTGAAAGATATGCCTCAGAACCTTTGTTCGgatgaagatgaaaataatcatattgGTGATGATAATGTACAGGAGAAAAACCCAGTTGCGGTAAATGTACAAGATGGTTACAGTAGAGATGATTTGACTTGCGCATCTGAGCAAATGTGGTCAAGCAGAAATGCTGCTAGTGTACAGAGTGCTTCTATTTTCTCAGATCCCCCAAGTCCTATACATGCTGGTGATCCTGAAAATAGATCTGAGAGTAGTGTTGCATCAAACTCATATGCAGATGAAACTAACGTTGATGCCAATAGAGGTGAGGTGTCTGGAACCAATCTGGGAAACTCACCTCTCCGAAGTTTGGATCCACCACAGCAGGCCTGTTCAAAATCTGAACCTAACGATGCCTCAGGAGGTAAATGTACAATAGGCTTGAAGGAACAGAGATCTGTTTCTGGTAAATTTCAGAGGTTATGGAAATTTGGACGAAATGCTGATGAGGAAACGTCTGATAGAAGTGGTCTTTGTGATTCCATAAAAGCTTGCAATGGTGGGAATAATCTGACCACTCCAGCTGGTTCTTCTACAGCTGATGCATCTCATAACTATGAAGTAATCAAAGAGGAAACTGTAGACCAAAATCTTATAGCTACATTGAGAAATCTGGGACAGTCTATGCACGAAAAAATCCAG
- the LOC101261558 gene encoding uncharacterized protein isoform X1: MSTTLPQEARRFGDLRGVQWRIDLGILPSSPDSSIHDLRRSTADCRRRYASLRRQLLIDPHVPKDGSNSLDLVMDNPLSQNPDSMWSRFFRNAELERMVDQDLSRLYPEHGNYFQTPGCQATLRRILLLWCLRHPEFGYRQGMHELLAPLLYVLQADIEQLSEVRNLYDFADKFDGFSFHENDFTYKFDIRKFSESEEEENRSESSPLKITSLTELDPKIQCIVLLNDAYCTEGELGILLSEKFMEHDAYCMFDALMNGASGAVAMAEFFSHSPYGTPHAGFSPVVEASAALYHLLSLIDSSLHSHLVELGVEPQYFALRWLRVLFGREFALEDLLIIWDEIFACENKKMVKSSEIAAESSCSVLNSNRGTFISAYAVTMILHLRPSLLATENATVCLQRLLNFPDDAIVEKLIAKAKSLQALATEVSNSTPLVGQGGDYGRSKSKVVSGHSNSNDLSSQRTPINLVPESYWEEKWRVIHKEEEHKQNCIQKQTSKQRKGCSELHHTRTESAPSPSKVNNGRKDPKLSVRKNLLKDMPQNLCSDEDENNHIGDDNVQEKNPVAVNVQDGYSRDDLTCASEQMWSSRNAASVQSASIFSDPPSPIHAGDPENRSESSVASNSYADETNVDANRGEVSGTNLGNSPLRSLDPPQQACSKSEPNDASGGKCTIGLKEQRSVSGKFQRLWKFGRNADEETSDRSGLCDSIKACNGGNNLTTPAGSSTADASHNYEVIKEETVDQNLIATLRNLGQSMHEKIQVIESEFLQAQGHVGTFKNVSKIDLAGQSQGTAMTALEELWKISNLLSEM; the protein is encoded by the exons ATGTCGACTACATTGCCTCAAGAAGCTCGACGTTTTGGAGATCTAAGGGGGGTGCAATGGCGTATTGATTTGGGTATTTTGCCTTCTTCCCCTGATTCATCCATCCATGATCTTCGCCGCAGCACAGCCGATTGTCGTAGGA GGTATGCTTCTTTGAGGCGGCAGCTTCTGATTGATCCACATGTTCCGAAAGATGGAAGTAATTCTCTTGATCTTGTCATGGACAATCCACTCTCACAAAATCCAG ATAGCATGTGGAGTCGCTTCTTCAGGAATGCTGAATTGGAGAGAATGGTTGATCAGGATCTCTCTCGTCTATATCCTGAGCATGGTAACTACTTTCAAACACCTGGTTGTCAAGCCACATTGAGAAGAATATTGTTGCTTTGGTGTCTTAGACATCCAGAATTCGGCTACAGGCAAG GGATGCATGAACTGTTGGCCCCACTTCTCTATGTTCTTCAAGCTGATATTGAGCAGCTTTCTGAAGTGAGGAATCTTTATGACTTTGCTGACAAATTTGATGGTTTTTCATTTCATGAAAACGATTTTACATATAAATTTGATATCCGAAAATTTTCAGAATCTGAGGAAGAAGAAAATAGATCCGAAAGCAGTCCACTGAAAATTACTAGTTTAACTGAACTAGATCCCAAGATACAATGCATTGTTTTGCTGAATGATGCTTACTGTACTGAAGGTGAGCTTGGTATTCTTTTGTCCGAGAAGTTTATGGAACATGATGCATACTGTATGTTTGATGCTTTGATGAATGGGGCTAGCGGTGCAGTTGCTATGGCAGAGTTCTTCTCCCATTCACCATATGGTACTCCTCATGCTGGCTTTTCCCCTGTCGTTGAAGCTTCAGCAGCACTTTACCATTTGCTTTCACTTATTGATTCCTCTCTCCACAGCCACCTTGTCGAGCTAGGGGTTGAACCACAGTACTTTGCACTTCGTTGGTTACGAGTACTATTTGGGCGTGAATTTGCACTTGAAGACCTATTGATAATCTGGGATGAAATATTTGCATGTGAAAACAAGAAGATGGTGAAATCTTCTGAAATTGCTGCTGAGTCGAGCTGCAGTGTCTTGAATTCAAACAGAGGAACATTCATCTCAGCTTATGCAGTTACTATGATACTTCACTTGAGACCTTCACTACTTGCCACTGAAAATGCTACTGTGTGCCTTCAACGATTGCTAAATTTTCCAGATGACGCAATTGTAGAAAAACTGATAGCAAAGGCAAAATCCCTGCAGGCTTTGGCAACGGAGGTCAGCAATTCAACTCCCTTAGTTGGCCAAGGTGGAGACTATGGTAGAAGTAAGTCAAAAGTTGTGAGTGGTCATAGCAATTCAAATGATTTAAGCTCCCAAAGGACTCCTATAAATTTGGTACCAGAAAGCTATTGGGAAGAAAAGTGGAGAGTTATACACAAAGAAGAAGAGCACAAGCAAAATTGCATACAGAAACAAACTTCAAAGCAAAGAAAAGGTTGCTCTGAGTTGCATCATACTAGAACCGAGTCAGCTCCATCGCCATCTAAGGTTAATAATGGAAGAAAAGATCCCAAGTTATCGGTTAGGAAAAATTTATTGAAAGATATGCCTCAGAACCTTTGTTCGgatgaagatgaaaataatcatattgGTGATGATAATGTACAGGAGAAAAACCCAGTTGCGGTAAATGTACAAGATGGTTACAGTAGAGATGATTTGACTTGCGCATCTGAGCAAATGTGGTCAAGCAGAAATGCTGCTAGTGTACAGAGTGCTTCTATTTTCTCAGATCCCCCAAGTCCTATACATGCTGGTGATCCTGAAAATAGATCTGAGAGTAGTGTTGCATCAAACTCATATGCAGATGAAACTAACGTTGATGCCAATAGAGGTGAGGTGTCTGGAACCAATCTGGGAAACTCACCTCTCCGAAGTTTGGATCCACCACAGCAGGCCTGTTCAAAATCTGAACCTAACGATGCCTCAGGAGGTAAATGTACAATAGGCTTGAAGGAACAGAGATCTGTTTCTGGTAAATTTCAGAGGTTATGGAAATTTGGACGAAATGCTGATGAGGAAACGTCTGATAGAAGTGGTCTTTGTGATTCCATAAAAGCTTGCAATGGTGGGAATAATCTGACCACTCCAGCTGGTTCTTCTACAGCTGATGCATCTCATAACTATGAAGTAATCAAAGAGGAAACTGTAGACCAAAATCTTATAGCTACATTGAGAAATCTGGGACAGTCTATGCACGAAAAAATCCAG
- the LOC101261558 gene encoding uncharacterized protein isoform X2, with protein sequence MDNPLSQNPDSMWSRFFRNAELERMVDQDLSRLYPEHGNYFQTPGCQATLRRILLLWCLRHPEFGYRQGMHELLAPLLYVLQADIEQLSEVRNLYDFADKFDGFSFHENDFTYKFDIRKFSESEEEENRSESSPLKITSLTELDPKIQCIVLLNDAYCTEGELGILLSEKFMEHDAYCMFDALMNGASGAVAMAEFFSHSPYGTPHAGFSPVVEASAALYHLLSLIDSSLHSHLVELGVEPQYFALRWLRVLFGREFALEDLLIIWDEIFACENKKMVKSSEIAAESSCSVLNSNRGTFISAYAVTMILHLRPSLLATENATVCLQRLLNFPDDAIVEKLIAKAKSLQALATEVSNSTPLVGQGGDYGRSKSKVVSGHSNSNDLSSQRTPINLVPESYWEEKWRVIHKEEEHKQNCIQKQTSKQRKGCSELHHTRTESAPSPSKVNNGRKDPKLSVRKNLLKDMPQNLCSDEDENNHIGDDNVQEKNPVAVNVQDGYSRDDLTCASEQMWSSRNAASVQSASIFSDPPSPIHAGDPENRSESSVASNSYADETNVDANRGEVSGTNLGNSPLRSLDPPQQACSKSEPNDASGGKCTIGLKEQRSVSGKFQRLWKFGRNADEETSDRSGLCDSIKACNGGNNLTTPAGSSTADASHNYEVIKEETVDQNLIATLRNLGQSMHEKIQVIESEFLQAQGHVGTFKNVSKIDLAGQSQGTAMTALEELWKISNLLSEM encoded by the exons ATGGACAATCCACTCTCACAAAATCCAG ATAGCATGTGGAGTCGCTTCTTCAGGAATGCTGAATTGGAGAGAATGGTTGATCAGGATCTCTCTCGTCTATATCCTGAGCATGGTAACTACTTTCAAACACCTGGTTGTCAAGCCACATTGAGAAGAATATTGTTGCTTTGGTGTCTTAGACATCCAGAATTCGGCTACAGGCAAG GGATGCATGAACTGTTGGCCCCACTTCTCTATGTTCTTCAAGCTGATATTGAGCAGCTTTCTGAAGTGAGGAATCTTTATGACTTTGCTGACAAATTTGATGGTTTTTCATTTCATGAAAACGATTTTACATATAAATTTGATATCCGAAAATTTTCAGAATCTGAGGAAGAAGAAAATAGATCCGAAAGCAGTCCACTGAAAATTACTAGTTTAACTGAACTAGATCCCAAGATACAATGCATTGTTTTGCTGAATGATGCTTACTGTACTGAAGGTGAGCTTGGTATTCTTTTGTCCGAGAAGTTTATGGAACATGATGCATACTGTATGTTTGATGCTTTGATGAATGGGGCTAGCGGTGCAGTTGCTATGGCAGAGTTCTTCTCCCATTCACCATATGGTACTCCTCATGCTGGCTTTTCCCCTGTCGTTGAAGCTTCAGCAGCACTTTACCATTTGCTTTCACTTATTGATTCCTCTCTCCACAGCCACCTTGTCGAGCTAGGGGTTGAACCACAGTACTTTGCACTTCGTTGGTTACGAGTACTATTTGGGCGTGAATTTGCACTTGAAGACCTATTGATAATCTGGGATGAAATATTTGCATGTGAAAACAAGAAGATGGTGAAATCTTCTGAAATTGCTGCTGAGTCGAGCTGCAGTGTCTTGAATTCAAACAGAGGAACATTCATCTCAGCTTATGCAGTTACTATGATACTTCACTTGAGACCTTCACTACTTGCCACTGAAAATGCTACTGTGTGCCTTCAACGATTGCTAAATTTTCCAGATGACGCAATTGTAGAAAAACTGATAGCAAAGGCAAAATCCCTGCAGGCTTTGGCAACGGAGGTCAGCAATTCAACTCCCTTAGTTGGCCAAGGTGGAGACTATGGTAGAAGTAAGTCAAAAGTTGTGAGTGGTCATAGCAATTCAAATGATTTAAGCTCCCAAAGGACTCCTATAAATTTGGTACCAGAAAGCTATTGGGAAGAAAAGTGGAGAGTTATACACAAAGAAGAAGAGCACAAGCAAAATTGCATACAGAAACAAACTTCAAAGCAAAGAAAAGGTTGCTCTGAGTTGCATCATACTAGAACCGAGTCAGCTCCATCGCCATCTAAGGTTAATAATGGAAGAAAAGATCCCAAGTTATCGGTTAGGAAAAATTTATTGAAAGATATGCCTCAGAACCTTTGTTCGgatgaagatgaaaataatcatattgGTGATGATAATGTACAGGAGAAAAACCCAGTTGCGGTAAATGTACAAGATGGTTACAGTAGAGATGATTTGACTTGCGCATCTGAGCAAATGTGGTCAAGCAGAAATGCTGCTAGTGTACAGAGTGCTTCTATTTTCTCAGATCCCCCAAGTCCTATACATGCTGGTGATCCTGAAAATAGATCTGAGAGTAGTGTTGCATCAAACTCATATGCAGATGAAACTAACGTTGATGCCAATAGAGGTGAGGTGTCTGGAACCAATCTGGGAAACTCACCTCTCCGAAGTTTGGATCCACCACAGCAGGCCTGTTCAAAATCTGAACCTAACGATGCCTCAGGAGGTAAATGTACAATAGGCTTGAAGGAACAGAGATCTGTTTCTGGTAAATTTCAGAGGTTATGGAAATTTGGACGAAATGCTGATGAGGAAACGTCTGATAGAAGTGGTCTTTGTGATTCCATAAAAGCTTGCAATGGTGGGAATAATCTGACCACTCCAGCTGGTTCTTCTACAGCTGATGCATCTCATAACTATGAAGTAATCAAAGAGGAAACTGTAGACCAAAATCTTATAGCTACATTGAGAAATCTGGGACAGTCTATGCACGAAAAAATCCAG